From Penaeus monodon isolate SGIC_2016 chromosome 6, NSTDA_Pmon_1, whole genome shotgun sequence, the proteins below share one genomic window:
- the LOC119574267 gene encoding collagen alpha-1(XXVII) chain-like isoform X3, translating to MSQRMQESPFRETEWDQRLDRMLDDLKTTVGSDGEMSGTEGRSDSTLVSSFSQHRAPSPDERLDATFLDIFRSSSRSEPRSSSRGGSRTGSALGMVEDGGHMKHSRREYLSPDEKTHVVTEKYEYDTGDTSKTSHYQKKVMKSTYSNYNSMSAGSLDDPPTHALESPPQTSRPAGTKGGEEGYVPAPDSSDTDTLKTDTLKTTKTVSSDYSTLGRLRKNIRELDTLIDSLEDSEQGGEPTTNASAEAQSETVVVVAKQESKVSTQITAPAPEVAAEPALALTLATAQAQSQASPSSRAPQESHIQTVVETRSSTTSQQQVAKESTTPSSGLTNGTAPASQPTRYDGDDEMIDDKSGEVRRIVWRNRFEKTYETQDSRPTATVSIEDEARRRQLIQRQQQHTSTSASTSTLSSPPGPSSPPQRGPSSPRLPQLQCAVYWPGLGVGPNVSPGSQSWKDPIPMPTPPQLSPREPGVAYIYTYGNTGGSGVQHMPPLNYVTVPGPSSVPPSEGAPSPTPSQLQGPQPIIYHYSYHYTIQPGQPLPDGAPPPPGGLPSGSPPALQMAPSSQPPSSSTETIRTVHQTISGQPGQPGQPGQPGQPGQPGQPGHLVQPGQPGQPAQPGQPGYPGQPSSSVTNYNIQSYSSSSRSKTSSVTHTDTSTVYPGGPGGPGGPHGPGGPHGPGGPYGPGGPHGPGAPGGPDGPRGPTGPGYDGPAHPSKPYGPGEPDGPGRTTEPGQPGNISITINKTTTTRTTHAFPGGPDHPGGAGDVPPVTSTPYPSRGRSVSPEPHGPRSNSPHHVTYVTHVTRNTHSDSLDRVRRPKNETLPFPNTSPIRPAGDNKIPRRVDDLMTSFSDSEDGPGHPRHSPHRGDPADQQPLLPQNSQIVVKADADAKAVAEANADPKKEPTKNKAGPPVYYPPGHELFHETMHTMTLREGGGRRGKAKWRMERSAGYKESSSHSESKGGMTMVPVCLPLCCGAACVVM from the exons ACCGGATGCTCGATGACCTAAAGACGACCGTAGGAAGCGACGGCGAGATGTCGGGGACGGAAGGGCGCTCAGACTCCACCCTCGTCTCCTCCTTCAG CCAACACAGAGCCCCTTCGCCCGACGAGAGGCTCGACGCGACCTTCCTCGACATCTTCAG GAGCAGCTCCCGCAGCGAGCCCCGCAGCAGTTCGCGAGGGGGGTCCCGCACCGGCAGCGCCCTCGGCATGGTGGAGGACGGTGGCCACATGAAGCACTCACGCAGAGAGTACCTGTCGCCTGACGAGAAGACCCACGTCGTCACCGAGAAGTACGAATACGACACAGGTGATACAAGTAAG ACTAGTCACTATCAGAAGAAAGTGATGAAGTCGACCTACTCGAACTACAACTCGATGAGCGCAGGCAGCCTGGACGACCCACCGACCCACGCCCTTGAGTCCCCGCCACAGACCTCGCGTCCTGCCGGCACTAAAG GTGGGGAGGAAGGCTATGTCCCGGCTCCGGACTCCAGTGACACCGACACACTCAAAACTGATACCCTGAAAACTACAAAGACCGTTAGCTCAGATTACTCAACATTGGGGCGACTTCGCAAAAACATCAGGGAATTAGACACACTTATTGACTCCCTCGAAGACTCAGAGCAAGGCGGAGAGCCCACAACAAATGCCAGCGCCGAAGCTCAGTCCGAGACGGTTGTCGTTGTAGCCAAGCAGGAGTCCAAAGTCTCGACACAGATCACAGCCCCGGCGCCCGAGGTCGCGGCCGAACCCGCCCTGGCTCTCACGCTGGCGACGGCGCAGGCTCAGTCCCAAGCGAGTCCGTCCTCGCGGGCCCCTCAAGAGTCACACATACAGACAGTCGTTGAGACTCGCAGCAGCACAACCTCCCAGCAGCAGGTGGCGAAGGAGA GTACAACGCCGTCCTCTGGCTTGACCAACGGCACCGCGCCCGCCAGCCAACCTACAAGATACGA CGGTGACGATGAGATGATCGACGACAAGAGCGGAGAAGTGCGACGCATCGTCTGGCGCAACAGGTTCGAGAAGACCTACGAGACACAGGACTCTAGGCCGACGGCCACG GTAAGCATCGAGGACGAGGCCCGCCGCCGTCAGCTGATTCAGCGTCAGCAGCAGCACACTTCGACGTCAGCCTCCACCTCcacgctctcctctccccccggACCCAGCTCTCCTCCGCAA CGCGGGCCGTCCTCGCCCCGACTGCCGCAGTTGCAGTGTGCCGTGTACTGGCCAGGCTTGGGCGTCGGCCCCAAC GTATCTCCCGGAAGCCAGTCGTGGAAGGACCCGATCCCAATGCCGACGCCGCCGCAGCTCTCCCCGCGAGAGCCAGGCGTCGCCTACATCTACACCTACGGGAACACCGGAGGGTCAGGCGTGCAGCACATGCCGCCGCTGAATTACGTCACGGTTCCCGGTCCCTCGTCGGTGCCTCCGAGTGAAGGCGCGCCGTCGCCCACTCCGTCGCAGCTGCAGGGCCCGCAGCCCATCATCTACCACTACTCTTATCACTACACAATCCAGCCCGGCCAGCCACTTCCCGACGGGGCTCCTCCCCCTCCAGGAGGACTTCCTTCAGGGTCCCCACCAGCTCTCCAGATGGCTCCCTCCTCCCAGCCGCCGTCCTCGTCCACCGAGACCATTCGCACAGTTCATCAAACCATTTCAGGTCAGCCCGGCCAGCCCGGCCAGCCCGGCCAGCCTGGCCAGCCTGGCCAGCCTGGTCAGCCGGGTCATCTCGTCCAGCCAGGCCAACCCGGTCAACCAGCTCAACCTGGTCAGCCAGGTTATCCTGGACAGCCGTCCTCATCTGTTACCAACTACAATATCCAATCCTACTCTTCCAGCAGCCGCTCAAAGACATCCTcggtcacgcacacagacacatccacAGTATACCCTGGTGGACCTGGGGGGCCCGGTGGTCCTCATGGCCCAGGGGGTCCTCATGGTCCAGGCGGCCCTTATGGCCCAGGTGGCCCTCATGGCCCTGGAGCGCCTGGTGGTCCTGACGGCCCAAGGGGTCCTACTGGCCCTGGGTATGATGGACCTGCGCATCCTTCCAAACCTTATGGTCCCGGTGAACCCGATGGCCCCGGCAGAACCACCGAGCCTGGCCAGCCCGGAaatatctccatcaccatcaataAAACGACAACAACGCGCACCACGCACGCCTTCCCGGGCGGTCCTGACCACCCCGGAGGCGCTGGCGACGTCCCCCCTGTTACCTCAACCCCTTACCCGAGCCGCGGCAGGTCGGTGTCCCCCGAGCCACATGGCCCGAGGAGCAACTCGCCGCACCACGTGACGTACGTGACGCATgtcacaagaaacacacactccGACTCCCTGGACCGCGTCAGAAGGCCAAAGAACGAGACTCTTCCATTCCCCAACACCTCGCCCATACGACCTGCTGGAGACAACAAGATCCCTCGCCGAGTGGATGATCTCATGACCTCATTCTCCGATTCCGAG GATGGTCCAGGCCACCCGAGGCACTCTCCACACCGCGGAGACCCAGCTGACCAGCAACCTCTGCTGCCACAAAACAGTCAG ATTGTGGTGAAGGCTGATGCAGACGCCAAGGCCGTCGCCGAAGCAAACGCAGATCCGAAGAAAGAACCAACGAAAAACAAAGCTGGACCTCCCGTCTATTATCCTCCGGGCCATGAGCTCTTCCACGAAACTATGCAC ACTATGACGCTGAGGGAGGGCGGTGGTCGCCGAGGGAAGGCGAAGTGGAGAATGGAGCGATCTGCAGGATACAAGGAGAGTTCTTCCCATTCTGAATCCAAAGGAGGCATGACAATGGTGCCCGTCTGTTTGCCACTATGCTGTGGGGCCGCTTGCGTTGTAATGTAA
- the LOC119574267 gene encoding collagen alpha-1(I) chain-like isoform X14, which yields MSQRMQESPFRETEWDQRLDRMLDDLKTTVGSDGEMSGTEGRSDSTLVSSFSQHRAPSPDERLDATFLDIFRSSSRSEPRSSSRGGSRTGSALGMVEDGGHMKHSRREYLSPDEKTHVVTEKYEYDTGDTSKTSHYQKKVMKSTYSNYNSMSAGSLDDPPTHALESPPQTSRPAGTKGTTPSSGLTNGTAPASQPTRYDGDDEMIDDKSGEVRRIVWRNRFEKTYETQDSRPTATVSIEDEARRRQLIQRQQQHTSTSASTSTLSSPPGPSSPPQRGPSSPRLPQLQCAVYWPGLGVGPNVSPGSQSWKDPIPMPTPPQLSPREPGVAYIYTYGNTGGSGVQHMPPLNYVTVPGPSSVPPSEGAPSPTPSQLQGPQPIIYHYSYHYTIQPGQPLPDGAPPPPGGLPSGSPPALQMAPSSQPPSSSTETIRTVHQTISGQPGQPGQPGQPGQPGQPGQPGHLVQPGQPGQPAQPGQPGYPGQPSSSVTNYNIQSYSSSSRSKTSSVTHTDTSTVYPGGPGGPGGPHGPGGPHGPGGPYGPGGPHGPGAPGGPDGPRGPTGPGYDGPAHPSKPYGPGEPDGPGRTTEPGQPGNISITINKTTTTRTTHAFPGGPDHPGGAGDVPPVTSTPYPSRGRSVSPEPHGPRSNSPHHVTYVTHVTRNTHSDSLDRVRRPKNETLPFPNTSPIRPAGDNKIPRRVDDLMTSFSDSEDGPGHPRHSPHRGDPADQQPLLPQNSQIVVKADADAKAVAEANADPKKEPTKNKAGPPVYYPPGHELFHETMHTMTLREGGGRRGKAKWRMERSAGYKESSSHSESKGGMTMVPVCLPLCCGAACVVM from the exons ACCGGATGCTCGATGACCTAAAGACGACCGTAGGAAGCGACGGCGAGATGTCGGGGACGGAAGGGCGCTCAGACTCCACCCTCGTCTCCTCCTTCAG CCAACACAGAGCCCCTTCGCCCGACGAGAGGCTCGACGCGACCTTCCTCGACATCTTCAG GAGCAGCTCCCGCAGCGAGCCCCGCAGCAGTTCGCGAGGGGGGTCCCGCACCGGCAGCGCCCTCGGCATGGTGGAGGACGGTGGCCACATGAAGCACTCACGCAGAGAGTACCTGTCGCCTGACGAGAAGACCCACGTCGTCACCGAGAAGTACGAATACGACACAGGTGATACAAGTAAG ACTAGTCACTATCAGAAGAAAGTGATGAAGTCGACCTACTCGAACTACAACTCGATGAGCGCAGGCAGCCTGGACGACCCACCGACCCACGCCCTTGAGTCCCCGCCACAGACCTCGCGTCCTGCCGGCACTAAAG GTACAACGCCGTCCTCTGGCTTGACCAACGGCACCGCGCCCGCCAGCCAACCTACAAGATACGA CGGTGACGATGAGATGATCGACGACAAGAGCGGAGAAGTGCGACGCATCGTCTGGCGCAACAGGTTCGAGAAGACCTACGAGACACAGGACTCTAGGCCGACGGCCACG GTAAGCATCGAGGACGAGGCCCGCCGCCGTCAGCTGATTCAGCGTCAGCAGCAGCACACTTCGACGTCAGCCTCCACCTCcacgctctcctctccccccggACCCAGCTCTCCTCCGCAA CGCGGGCCGTCCTCGCCCCGACTGCCGCAGTTGCAGTGTGCCGTGTACTGGCCAGGCTTGGGCGTCGGCCCCAAC GTATCTCCCGGAAGCCAGTCGTGGAAGGACCCGATCCCAATGCCGACGCCGCCGCAGCTCTCCCCGCGAGAGCCAGGCGTCGCCTACATCTACACCTACGGGAACACCGGAGGGTCAGGCGTGCAGCACATGCCGCCGCTGAATTACGTCACGGTTCCCGGTCCCTCGTCGGTGCCTCCGAGTGAAGGCGCGCCGTCGCCCACTCCGTCGCAGCTGCAGGGCCCGCAGCCCATCATCTACCACTACTCTTATCACTACACAATCCAGCCCGGCCAGCCACTTCCCGACGGGGCTCCTCCCCCTCCAGGAGGACTTCCTTCAGGGTCCCCACCAGCTCTCCAGATGGCTCCCTCCTCCCAGCCGCCGTCCTCGTCCACCGAGACCATTCGCACAGTTCATCAAACCATTTCAGGTCAGCCCGGCCAGCCCGGCCAGCCCGGCCAGCCTGGCCAGCCTGGCCAGCCTGGTCAGCCGGGTCATCTCGTCCAGCCAGGCCAACCCGGTCAACCAGCTCAACCTGGTCAGCCAGGTTATCCTGGACAGCCGTCCTCATCTGTTACCAACTACAATATCCAATCCTACTCTTCCAGCAGCCGCTCAAAGACATCCTcggtcacgcacacagacacatccacAGTATACCCTGGTGGACCTGGGGGGCCCGGTGGTCCTCATGGCCCAGGGGGTCCTCATGGTCCAGGCGGCCCTTATGGCCCAGGTGGCCCTCATGGCCCTGGAGCGCCTGGTGGTCCTGACGGCCCAAGGGGTCCTACTGGCCCTGGGTATGATGGACCTGCGCATCCTTCCAAACCTTATGGTCCCGGTGAACCCGATGGCCCCGGCAGAACCACCGAGCCTGGCCAGCCCGGAaatatctccatcaccatcaataAAACGACAACAACGCGCACCACGCACGCCTTCCCGGGCGGTCCTGACCACCCCGGAGGCGCTGGCGACGTCCCCCCTGTTACCTCAACCCCTTACCCGAGCCGCGGCAGGTCGGTGTCCCCCGAGCCACATGGCCCGAGGAGCAACTCGCCGCACCACGTGACGTACGTGACGCATgtcacaagaaacacacactccGACTCCCTGGACCGCGTCAGAAGGCCAAAGAACGAGACTCTTCCATTCCCCAACACCTCGCCCATACGACCTGCTGGAGACAACAAGATCCCTCGCCGAGTGGATGATCTCATGACCTCATTCTCCGATTCCGAG GATGGTCCAGGCCACCCGAGGCACTCTCCACACCGCGGAGACCCAGCTGACCAGCAACCTCTGCTGCCACAAAACAGTCAG ATTGTGGTGAAGGCTGATGCAGACGCCAAGGCCGTCGCCGAAGCAAACGCAGATCCGAAGAAAGAACCAACGAAAAACAAAGCTGGACCTCCCGTCTATTATCCTCCGGGCCATGAGCTCTTCCACGAAACTATGCAC ACTATGACGCTGAGGGAGGGCGGTGGTCGCCGAGGGAAGGCGAAGTGGAGAATGGAGCGATCTGCAGGATACAAGGAGAGTTCTTCCCATTCTGAATCCAAAGGAGGCATGACAATGGTGCCCGTCTGTTTGCCACTATGCTGTGGGGCCGCTTGCGTTGTAATGTAA
- the LOC119574267 gene encoding collagen alpha-1(V) chain-like isoform X15: protein MSQRMQESPFRETEWDQRLDRMLDDLKTTVGSDGEMSGTEGRSDSTLVSSFSQHRAPSPDERLDATFLDIFRSSSRSEPRSSSRGGSRTGSALGMVEDGGHMKHSRREYLSPDEKTHVVTEKYEYDTGDTSKTSHYQKKVMKSTYSNYNSMSAGSLDDPPTHALESPPQTSRPAGTKVISASQKVANKLVDALASIGTTPSSGLTNGTAPASQPTRYDGDDEMIDDKSGEVRRIVWRNRFEKTYETQDSRPTATVSIEDEARRRQLIQRQQQHTSTSASTSTLSSPPGPSSPPQVSPGSQSWKDPIPMPTPPQLSPREPGVAYIYTYGNTGGSGVQHMPPLNYVTVPGPSSVPPSEGAPSPTPSQLQGPQPIIYHYSYHYTIQPGQPLPDGAPPPPGGLPSGSPPALQMAPSSQPPSSSTETIRTVHQTISGQPGQPGQPGQPGQPGQPGQPGHLVQPGQPGQPAQPGQPGYPGQPSSSVTNYNIQSYSSSSRSKTSSVTHTDTSTVYPGGPGGPGGPHGPGGPHGPGGPYGPGGPHGPGAPGGPDGPRGPTGPGYDGPAHPSKPYGPGEPDGPGRTTEPGQPGNISITINKTTTTRTTHAFPGGPDHPGGAGDVPPVTSTPYPSRGRSVSPEPHGPRSNSPHHVTYVTHVTRNTHSDSLDRVRRPKNETLPFPNTSPIRPAGDNKIPRRVDDLMTSFSDSEDGPGHPRHSPHRGDPADQQPLLPQNSQIVVKADADAKAVAEANADPKKEPTKNKAGPPVYYPPGHELFHETMHTMTLREGGGRRGKAKWRMERSAGYKESSSHSESKGGMTMVPVCLPLCCGAACVVM, encoded by the exons ACCGGATGCTCGATGACCTAAAGACGACCGTAGGAAGCGACGGCGAGATGTCGGGGACGGAAGGGCGCTCAGACTCCACCCTCGTCTCCTCCTTCAG CCAACACAGAGCCCCTTCGCCCGACGAGAGGCTCGACGCGACCTTCCTCGACATCTTCAG GAGCAGCTCCCGCAGCGAGCCCCGCAGCAGTTCGCGAGGGGGGTCCCGCACCGGCAGCGCCCTCGGCATGGTGGAGGACGGTGGCCACATGAAGCACTCACGCAGAGAGTACCTGTCGCCTGACGAGAAGACCCACGTCGTCACCGAGAAGTACGAATACGACACAGGTGATACAAGTAAG ACTAGTCACTATCAGAAGAAAGTGATGAAGTCGACCTACTCGAACTACAACTCGATGAGCGCAGGCAGCCTGGACGACCCACCGACCCACGCCCTTGAGTCCCCGCCACAGACCTCGCGTCCTGCCGGCACTAAAG TTATCAGTGCTTCCCAGAAAGTAGCAAACAAATTGGTTGATGCGCTGGCCAGTATAG GTACAACGCCGTCCTCTGGCTTGACCAACGGCACCGCGCCCGCCAGCCAACCTACAAGATACGA CGGTGACGATGAGATGATCGACGACAAGAGCGGAGAAGTGCGACGCATCGTCTGGCGCAACAGGTTCGAGAAGACCTACGAGACACAGGACTCTAGGCCGACGGCCACG GTAAGCATCGAGGACGAGGCCCGCCGCCGTCAGCTGATTCAGCGTCAGCAGCAGCACACTTCGACGTCAGCCTCCACCTCcacgctctcctctccccccggACCCAGCTCTCCTCCGCAA GTATCTCCCGGAAGCCAGTCGTGGAAGGACCCGATCCCAATGCCGACGCCGCCGCAGCTCTCCCCGCGAGAGCCAGGCGTCGCCTACATCTACACCTACGGGAACACCGGAGGGTCAGGCGTGCAGCACATGCCGCCGCTGAATTACGTCACGGTTCCCGGTCCCTCGTCGGTGCCTCCGAGTGAAGGCGCGCCGTCGCCCACTCCGTCGCAGCTGCAGGGCCCGCAGCCCATCATCTACCACTACTCTTATCACTACACAATCCAGCCCGGCCAGCCACTTCCCGACGGGGCTCCTCCCCCTCCAGGAGGACTTCCTTCAGGGTCCCCACCAGCTCTCCAGATGGCTCCCTCCTCCCAGCCGCCGTCCTCGTCCACCGAGACCATTCGCACAGTTCATCAAACCATTTCAGGTCAGCCCGGCCAGCCCGGCCAGCCCGGCCAGCCTGGCCAGCCTGGCCAGCCTGGTCAGCCGGGTCATCTCGTCCAGCCAGGCCAACCCGGTCAACCAGCTCAACCTGGTCAGCCAGGTTATCCTGGACAGCCGTCCTCATCTGTTACCAACTACAATATCCAATCCTACTCTTCCAGCAGCCGCTCAAAGACATCCTcggtcacgcacacagacacatccacAGTATACCCTGGTGGACCTGGGGGGCCCGGTGGTCCTCATGGCCCAGGGGGTCCTCATGGTCCAGGCGGCCCTTATGGCCCAGGTGGCCCTCATGGCCCTGGAGCGCCTGGTGGTCCTGACGGCCCAAGGGGTCCTACTGGCCCTGGGTATGATGGACCTGCGCATCCTTCCAAACCTTATGGTCCCGGTGAACCCGATGGCCCCGGCAGAACCACCGAGCCTGGCCAGCCCGGAaatatctccatcaccatcaataAAACGACAACAACGCGCACCACGCACGCCTTCCCGGGCGGTCCTGACCACCCCGGAGGCGCTGGCGACGTCCCCCCTGTTACCTCAACCCCTTACCCGAGCCGCGGCAGGTCGGTGTCCCCCGAGCCACATGGCCCGAGGAGCAACTCGCCGCACCACGTGACGTACGTGACGCATgtcacaagaaacacacactccGACTCCCTGGACCGCGTCAGAAGGCCAAAGAACGAGACTCTTCCATTCCCCAACACCTCGCCCATACGACCTGCTGGAGACAACAAGATCCCTCGCCGAGTGGATGATCTCATGACCTCATTCTCCGATTCCGAG GATGGTCCAGGCCACCCGAGGCACTCTCCACACCGCGGAGACCCAGCTGACCAGCAACCTCTGCTGCCACAAAACAGTCAG ATTGTGGTGAAGGCTGATGCAGACGCCAAGGCCGTCGCCGAAGCAAACGCAGATCCGAAGAAAGAACCAACGAAAAACAAAGCTGGACCTCCCGTCTATTATCCTCCGGGCCATGAGCTCTTCCACGAAACTATGCAC ACTATGACGCTGAGGGAGGGCGGTGGTCGCCGAGGGAAGGCGAAGTGGAGAATGGAGCGATCTGCAGGATACAAGGAGAGTTCTTCCCATTCTGAATCCAAAGGAGGCATGACAATGGTGCCCGTCTGTTTGCCACTATGCTGTGGGGCCGCTTGCGTTGTAATGTAA
- the LOC119574267 gene encoding collagen alpha-1(I) chain-like isoform X17, with product MSQRMQESPFRETEWDQRLDRMLDDLKTTVGSDGEMSGTEGRSDSTLVSSFRSSSRSEPRSSSRGGSRTGSALGMVEDGGHMKHSRREYLSPDEKTHVVTEKYEYDTGDTSKTSHYQKKVMKSTYSNYNSMSAGSLDDPPTHALESPPQTSRPAGTKGTTPSSGLTNGTAPASQPTRYDGDDEMIDDKSGEVRRIVWRNRFEKTYETQDSRPTATVSIEDEARRRQLIQRQQQHTSTSASTSTLSSPPGPSSPPQRGPSSPRLPQLQCAVYWPGLGVGPNVSPGSQSWKDPIPMPTPPQLSPREPGVAYIYTYGNTGGSGVQHMPPLNYVTVPGPSSVPPSEGAPSPTPSQLQGPQPIIYHYSYHYTIQPGQPLPDGAPPPPGGLPSGSPPALQMAPSSQPPSSSTETIRTVHQTISGQPGQPGQPGQPGQPGQPGQPGHLVQPGQPGQPAQPGQPGYPGQPSSSVTNYNIQSYSSSSRSKTSSVTHTDTSTVYPGGPGGPGGPHGPGGPHGPGGPYGPGGPHGPGAPGGPDGPRGPTGPGYDGPAHPSKPYGPGEPDGPGRTTEPGQPGNISITINKTTTTRTTHAFPGGPDHPGGAGDVPPVTSTPYPSRGRSVSPEPHGPRSNSPHHVTYVTHVTRNTHSDSLDRVRRPKNETLPFPNTSPIRPAGDNKIPRRVDDLMTSFSDSEDGPGHPRHSPHRGDPADQQPLLPQNSQIVVKADADAKAVAEANADPKKEPTKNKAGPPVYYPPGHELFHETMHTMTLREGGGRRGKAKWRMERSAGYKESSSHSESKGGMTMVPVCLPLCCGAACVVM from the exons ACCGGATGCTCGATGACCTAAAGACGACCGTAGGAAGCGACGGCGAGATGTCGGGGACGGAAGGGCGCTCAGACTCCACCCTCGTCTCCTCCTTCAG GAGCAGCTCCCGCAGCGAGCCCCGCAGCAGTTCGCGAGGGGGGTCCCGCACCGGCAGCGCCCTCGGCATGGTGGAGGACGGTGGCCACATGAAGCACTCACGCAGAGAGTACCTGTCGCCTGACGAGAAGACCCACGTCGTCACCGAGAAGTACGAATACGACACAGGTGATACAAGTAAG ACTAGTCACTATCAGAAGAAAGTGATGAAGTCGACCTACTCGAACTACAACTCGATGAGCGCAGGCAGCCTGGACGACCCACCGACCCACGCCCTTGAGTCCCCGCCACAGACCTCGCGTCCTGCCGGCACTAAAG GTACAACGCCGTCCTCTGGCTTGACCAACGGCACCGCGCCCGCCAGCCAACCTACAAGATACGA CGGTGACGATGAGATGATCGACGACAAGAGCGGAGAAGTGCGACGCATCGTCTGGCGCAACAGGTTCGAGAAGACCTACGAGACACAGGACTCTAGGCCGACGGCCACG GTAAGCATCGAGGACGAGGCCCGCCGCCGTCAGCTGATTCAGCGTCAGCAGCAGCACACTTCGACGTCAGCCTCCACCTCcacgctctcctctccccccggACCCAGCTCTCCTCCGCAA CGCGGGCCGTCCTCGCCCCGACTGCCGCAGTTGCAGTGTGCCGTGTACTGGCCAGGCTTGGGCGTCGGCCCCAAC GTATCTCCCGGAAGCCAGTCGTGGAAGGACCCGATCCCAATGCCGACGCCGCCGCAGCTCTCCCCGCGAGAGCCAGGCGTCGCCTACATCTACACCTACGGGAACACCGGAGGGTCAGGCGTGCAGCACATGCCGCCGCTGAATTACGTCACGGTTCCCGGTCCCTCGTCGGTGCCTCCGAGTGAAGGCGCGCCGTCGCCCACTCCGTCGCAGCTGCAGGGCCCGCAGCCCATCATCTACCACTACTCTTATCACTACACAATCCAGCCCGGCCAGCCACTTCCCGACGGGGCTCCTCCCCCTCCAGGAGGACTTCCTTCAGGGTCCCCACCAGCTCTCCAGATGGCTCCCTCCTCCCAGCCGCCGTCCTCGTCCACCGAGACCATTCGCACAGTTCATCAAACCATTTCAGGTCAGCCCGGCCAGCCCGGCCAGCCCGGCCAGCCTGGCCAGCCTGGCCAGCCTGGTCAGCCGGGTCATCTCGTCCAGCCAGGCCAACCCGGTCAACCAGCTCAACCTGGTCAGCCAGGTTATCCTGGACAGCCGTCCTCATCTGTTACCAACTACAATATCCAATCCTACTCTTCCAGCAGCCGCTCAAAGACATCCTcggtcacgcacacagacacatccacAGTATACCCTGGTGGACCTGGGGGGCCCGGTGGTCCTCATGGCCCAGGGGGTCCTCATGGTCCAGGCGGCCCTTATGGCCCAGGTGGCCCTCATGGCCCTGGAGCGCCTGGTGGTCCTGACGGCCCAAGGGGTCCTACTGGCCCTGGGTATGATGGACCTGCGCATCCTTCCAAACCTTATGGTCCCGGTGAACCCGATGGCCCCGGCAGAACCACCGAGCCTGGCCAGCCCGGAaatatctccatcaccatcaataAAACGACAACAACGCGCACCACGCACGCCTTCCCGGGCGGTCCTGACCACCCCGGAGGCGCTGGCGACGTCCCCCCTGTTACCTCAACCCCTTACCCGAGCCGCGGCAGGTCGGTGTCCCCCGAGCCACATGGCCCGAGGAGCAACTCGCCGCACCACGTGACGTACGTGACGCATgtcacaagaaacacacactccGACTCCCTGGACCGCGTCAGAAGGCCAAAGAACGAGACTCTTCCATTCCCCAACACCTCGCCCATACGACCTGCTGGAGACAACAAGATCCCTCGCCGAGTGGATGATCTCATGACCTCATTCTCCGATTCCGAG GATGGTCCAGGCCACCCGAGGCACTCTCCACACCGCGGAGACCCAGCTGACCAGCAACCTCTGCTGCCACAAAACAGTCAG ATTGTGGTGAAGGCTGATGCAGACGCCAAGGCCGTCGCCGAAGCAAACGCAGATCCGAAGAAAGAACCAACGAAAAACAAAGCTGGACCTCCCGTCTATTATCCTCCGGGCCATGAGCTCTTCCACGAAACTATGCAC ACTATGACGCTGAGGGAGGGCGGTGGTCGCCGAGGGAAGGCGAAGTGGAGAATGGAGCGATCTGCAGGATACAAGGAGAGTTCTTCCCATTCTGAATCCAAAGGAGGCATGACAATGGTGCCCGTCTGTTTGCCACTATGCTGTGGGGCCGCTTGCGTTGTAATGTAA